The Primulina tabacum isolate GXHZ01 chromosome 1, ASM2559414v2, whole genome shotgun sequence genome contains the following window.
ATCAAGAACGCGACAAATCAAACATACATAATTGAAAACACAatgctcttttttttttaaaaaaaaaaggaaaaaatcaaGGTTCTTGGCATTCATAATTGCAGCTGAAATCGGGTGGCTGAGGCAAGGTGTTCCCGCTGAGATAGAGTCCCTTCTTTGGCTTCCACAAAGCACGAACTCCACTATGTATGTGGGCATTTCCTCTTACTAGTGTGCCACTTTTAATTTGACCTCCCACTCACCATATgtacatattttcaaaacacaTCCAATCCTCGATCGTGGCGCCACTTGTCCTTAAAAACGGGCTATATTCTCTCTCTCTATTAAGCACATTCCTTAGTTTCTTCCCGCGAATACATTAATCATGTTTCACACGACAACAATTTGCTTACGAGTGCTCGCTTGTTTCATTCGCATTTGTGAGCAAGGTTCTAAAACGCACGGAACTAAAGCCACAAAGTCAAGTTTCAAACTTTATAAATTTAAGTTGGTTTATCATGAGATTAAGTGTGAAATATTTATTAGTTTTATTTactataattttattatatgaaaagaacatgttgagtgcaataattgtgccatgcttggtagagcgatcgaaccgtggtgtttgagctgctgtgcagtttaaaagatttgagctgcaccattaccactagctatagcttttggtaaagcgataAGCGCTCTGgttctacaattggtatcagagccaaggtcacgagttcgattctaattgattgcaaggagtgcatattgggagggagattgttgggtgcaataattgtccatgcttggtagagcgatcgagccgtggtgcttgagctgctgtgcggtttaaaagatttgtgcTGCACGATTATCATCAGCTATACGTTTTGGTTAaaacggcaagcgctcggtcctacagaACACATATAAACTATTAATGAAGACGTGGATTAAATCTTTTTGTTGTCCATTAGGTCAGAAGTCTGAAGTTCGATAGGTACGTGTGAACATGAGTGTGTGAAATTAATACATGTCTCTGTACGATTAGTAATGCTTTAACGACGTAGTGTGTACGAATTATAATATTTGATTCTTGGAATTAAATCCCAAAGTTATGGGTTCTCGAATTCAAGcgtaattttcaattttaattatttttattaaaaaaggTCACATAAATCTTGAAGGCCCTTGTAAAATTTGTCAAAAATGTTCCAATTAAAACATCTGGGTAACAACGTATACAAACCATTATAATATAACCACTTACTACTCGTTTGATGGCGTGATATTTTAGAAACTAATTAAAATCACACAACATAAAATAGTTGGCACATTGAATtgatatattgtatattataaaaattcttATTAGGCGTTAATGTGTGATGGATATCTGATTCGATCCAACTcgtgaaaaatgttatttttcacTACATATATTATTAAGATTGACACATATTACAGATATAGATCCGTAAGACCGTTTCACATAATACATACTCATCGTATATATACATGTCATATATTCACCTAGACCATATAATCTATAAGGAAAAAATATCACCTAATGTataatttctttttatttatgatGTGTTTTCTTGTTAGTTGAAATACccatctatatatatattttttcattaaaaaaacaaaaaaaaatctactaattataattcattatttatgTCATATAATCCATAGACCATATAATCTAGAGGGAAAAAAATAACCTCAagtatttattattaatttatgacCTGTTTTATTGTTACTTGAAATTTtcctatatatattttcataaaaaacatataaaaattcacatAGACTATCTCagatgagtaggtctcttatgagacagtctcacgaatctttatctgtgagacatgtcaattctaccgatattcacaataaaaagtaatatttgtttcatggatgacccaaataagatatatgtctcataaaatacgacacatgaaaccgtctcacacaagtttttgttatCTCAGATATCAATTTTCTGATACATATCTTCTACTTGACTctattcattaaaaatattattttttatatcaaattattaattttcaattCATATATGAATCGAGTTGATTCGTAGTACTATTTCATTGaaaacatgaaaaaaatatgattatcTATAATGTTTATATTGTATATGTAATTACTTTAATGTGCTTACACAcagtaataaaaaaatttcaaagtttcaTTCAGTTGTCAAGTGTCAACTGATAATTCCAATAGCAGTGAAATACATGACCACTATATTTAATAAAGCATCACCAATCTTGACACAAGGTCATTTTAGGTATTTCTCTGCCCCACAAACATGTCTccattgtgtgtgtgtgtatgtctATATATACATTCATTATACACGCACATTCACCTCCCATTGGCAACACCATTTTCTTCCAATTCTTAGCCTCCTAAGCTCCATTTCCAATTAAATTTCAAGTCCTTCTATGCCTCTAACTTTCGCTTGCATCTTACCCACGAAGAAAAATCTGATCTTTTCTGTATTATCGCACACTACTAATTCTGTAAGTTGTTTGTAGATGGACTTTTCTGACTCTCTTGTTATATTCTTGCTCAGACCTTTTTATCTATAAATTTAGTTATtaatctttctttcttttttctgtACATATATGGTGTGGGTTATCCTCTTTCTTTATCGTCGTTTTCAGAGTAGTTAGATTCAATACGGGAGAAGCACTTTAGGTTGTGTATGACTTTCTTGAAGTTGCTGCTTTATAACTTTTCTGGAAAAGCTATTTGGACAGTTTGTGATTCTCATGTTTATACTATGTGAGTAGAAATACATGATGAATATTTAAAGTTAGATGTTATTCTTTCCGGAGTTGATTTTCTTGACAATTCAAATGAAATCCTGTCGCTTTCATGTGTTGATGATGGCTAGAAGCTATCCTCAATCTCATCTCACTCACTCGAGCTGTCTTTTCAATTCGTCACATCGTGCTTTCGATCCTTGGAATTCTTTCCCTTTGATTCTCGTGTACTATTTTATAGCATTTTCTTACATTTAtggtaataaaataattttctttctttGTTCCGCCGCAACTACTTCTCTTTCTACCTTTTCCCATCAATTTTCTCAGTGAAGTTTCATAATTGCTAATTTTCCTCTCGCATGTCTAGCTAGCTGCTTGTAAACTTTTCTTTTCCCGTTTCAAGATTTTGTTATCTTACAAGAATTTGTGTCTAAATTACAGTTGCTCAATTGAATGGTTAACATGTTGGATAAAATGGAGGAAGTATTTGATCCAGAGGCAGTTATAGAAGAATTTGAAGCGATGACAAGGGATGCTGGAGAAGTTCAGACGGAAGCTCTAAAGAAAATATTGGAAGAAAATGGTGAGGCTGAGTATTTGCAAGAATGGGGTCTCAATGGAAGAACTGATCCTGAAAGCTTCAGGGCTTGTATCCCCCTTGTCACCCACAAGGACTTGGAATCTTACATTCAGCGAATCGCCGACGGCCAAAATTCACCCATTTTGACTGGAAAACCAATTACTACCATTTCATTGAGGTACCCATCTTCTTCTGGATTCATCGTCTCTCTTTACGGGTTTTTAAAAGTTTTCGAAGTTGGGTGAAATTTGAGATTCTTGCAGTTCTGGCACAACACAAGGGAAGCCAAAGTTTGTGCCTTTTAATGATGAATTGATGGAAAATACCCTGCAGATATTCAAGACTTCTTTTGCGTTTAGAAACAGGTAATTTTGATGGTGTCCACTGATCCCGGCCCTTTAATTTTGTAGGTTGGCTTAATGGAACCTTATTTTGTttgttatttgaatttatccATGAGGTCCTCTGATTAGACAAATTTCTTTCGCATTTTTGAATATCCTAGGTGTGCAGTCAGAACTCAATTCTTTTGCTCACACTGGGCTGGACAAGAAAAGTAGTAATTgtgtataaaattttaatttgaaaaaatttctttattttttaaaaaaatcgaatGTCAGAATATATATCGTTCATCACATGAGGTTTGAATCAGTTGCATTCCATTTGCTTTCTTTTGCCTTTCCTAGCGTTCTTTATGTTGAAGTATAGCCTTCACAGTATCAAACGTGACATTACATGTCAAGATTTGCTCCATTGTCGATCATTTCAGgtatttcaaatgatatttagCTTCAGGAATTCCAAAATGCTAGTTGCTCCCGATGAGAATAAAATCCGGTCGCTTCCACCTTGTCTCAAGTTATTAATCTTATATGTAGTTTAACTAAGATTACAAGTTTCGATCCCAAATCCCCTTCAAACGCCTCACCTCAAGGAACTGCATGCGCGCAGTCCCACCCCGCTCTCGCACATGGATCTTCCTTTAATCACAATCTTTCAGTCTAGGTGTTATGTCTACCATCCTGCACGATTGTTGGCCAGAATGGGTGTTGATTAAAAGTTTCCTCTGTGGATTTAAAGGTTCGGTCTGTTTTGTAAATTCTGACCTCGGGACAGAAATGCATATGCAAGCTCACTTTAGTATTTTTCCTGTAGTGTCTTTCTGACACTCGGTATCCCATACTTAAGCTTGAGTGGAACAAATTACTTTTGCAGAGAATATCCAATCGCGGGTGGAAAAGCTTTACAATTCATTTTCAGTAGCAAACAATTCATGACAAAAGGTGGACTAGCAGCTGGAACCGCCACCACTAATGTGTACCGTAActcaaaaataaagaaaacaatgAGGGACATGCAGATTCCATTTTGCAGTCCCGACGAAGTGATCTTCGGCCCTGACTTTCACCAGTCTTTATACTGTCATCTTTTGTGTGGGCTAATCTTCCGAGACGAAGTTCAAGTCATTTCATCCACATTTGCCCACAGCATCATCCACGCCTTCCGAACTTTTGAGCAAGTTTGGGAAGAACTTGTCAGTGATATCCGAGGAGGAGTTCTCAGTACCCAAATCACGGTCCCATCAGTTCGATTGGCAGTGTCCAAGATTCTTAAGCCCGATCCTGAATCGGCAAATACAATTTCTCACAAGATCTTGGGATTAAGCAACTGGAATGGATTGATCCCAGAGTTGTTTCCaaatacaaaatatatttatggaATCATGACAGGTTCCATGGAGCCTTATCTAATGAAGTTGCGGCATTACGCTGGAAACTTGCCGTTATTAAGTGCTGATTATGGATCCTCTGAAGGGTGGATTGGAGTGAATGTCAACCCAAAGTTACCACCAGAACTAACTACATTTGCTGTGCTTCCTAATATAGGTTTTTTTGAATTCATCCCTTTGAACGAGGATTTTAACAGCGTCGAGCCGAATCCTGTTGGACTAACCGAAGTAAAGGTTGGTGAGGAGTACGAAGTCATTGTCACTAATTTTGCAGGTGCTCAATTGTTTCTCTTTTCTTAATCATGCCCCTCTGTTTTTTACGTTATCTCGATGAccagttttttgtttttttaatcacAAGGcagtaaaaaaatcatactttGATTACTAACTCCTGATACCCGCTTGCCATGTGGTTGTTGGATGGTATGATGGCATATTTTAATCTTTTCCAGGTCTTGGTGTTCCCatagtttattctttattattaATCCTATATAAGATTGATTTTCACGTGACAAAACAAGCTGTGCAAGCAAAACTATACTTGTTTCAACATTTAGTGCCTTTGTATGAAAGACATCGCATGAACAGCATCGGTGGCATCTCTAATTTGTTATTTACATTTGGGTCCTTCCGGAGGGTTGAACGATTCCTACTATCACAAATAGTTACATCTAGAATAATGATACcgttcaaatattttaattctgATAAGTCGTCGGCGGTAACATTTATTCGAGTAGCTCAAGTACTGAACCATTGGCTTGTGTGACAAGTGACAACCGCAAAGTTTGTTGAAAGATGATGCTTATAAGTTGCACTCTTGCAGGACTGTACCGTTACAGATTAGGAGACGTAGTGAAAGTTAAAGGATTCCACAACTCGACTCCCGAGCTCCAGTTTGTTTGCAGGAGAAATCTCCTTCTCACAATCAACATTGACAAGAACACCGAGAAGGATCTACAGCTATCAGTTGAGGCCGCGGCCAAGCTGCTATCTGCGGAGAATCAAGAAGTCATAGATTTTACAAGCCAGGTCGATACATCAACTGATCCTGCCCATTATGTGATCTTCTGGGAAACTAGTGGCGACCCGAATCATGAAATCCTCCAAGAATGCTGCAACTGTTTGGACAGATCATTTGTCGATGCAGGGTACATGAGTTCTCGGAAGGTGAACACCATTGGAGCCCTCGAACTCCGAATCGTGAAGAGAGGTACTTTTCACAAGATCTTGGATCACTACGTTGGATTAGGATCCGCTGTTAATCAGTTCAAAACCCCGCGATGCGTGGGGCCAACAAACAAGATTGTGCTTCAAATACTGTCTAATAATTTCGTCAAGAGCTACTTCAGCACTGCATATTAGTTTGAAGTTGCTGCTTTCATTTAGTTTATCTGCATGTAAAATATCGGCCTGCATTAGTAGTGATAACCTTACTTTCATACGACAATAAAATTGAATTACATCATGTAATATGCCACTATGTCATTTATTTTCCTTTGATCAATCCCGAAATTAAAATCAACTCGCTATCTGTGAAACCGTGTCACGAATGATTTATATGCCAACCATAAAAAAAACTGGTTTgctttgtattattttaaaaaaaatgctttATACTATTTTTATGTATAGACACTttgctttatataattttttttttaaaaaaaatgctttATACTATTTTTACGTGTAGACACTTGATTAGAATTACGTTGTACTTTTTTGTGCTAATTTATCTGCATAATTTAATTCGACGCGTTAATGCCTCACACAAGCCACAATCTAAgggaaaataacaatttaagtctatatattatgatttttaattttgtaacttgtcgaaattttatttttatctattAAAACCATACTAAATCaatcaaattttattatttgacatTGATGATTCTTTCTTACGTAATTAATATAGCTAAAACAAAACCTATATACACGAGACATTAAAATTTACCTAACAAAAGAATAGGAAAACAACAAGCTGTTTTTcctttaattttgaaatatttggtgtcattttactttatttttctCATTATTTTTGCTTAAATGAATTTTATTAATGTGTGTGACATATACTATAAATCACGATAGAGAACataaatgttaaattagcaatattCGGTGAGCTTAATTAGAGGCTTTCGATGAAAAAgactaaaacaaaaaatataagttgttggttcaaaaataagttaacttacgTGACAAAGGTtgcaaaattttcataatttaacaaTCACTAAGTTTGAGCTCGCATGAAATAAAGCATTTGATTTGGAGACGAAGATTTGAATGATAAGTTTAAAACGCAACCAAgatcttaattaaaattaataaaatggtGTTTATAATTCACgcaacattaaaaataaatccagatggattttttattttgtttttaacaaagagttattaatttaatatttataatcCGAACATGCATTTGGTTGGGCGAGCTTTTTGAAACTATCCATGCAATCTGAGCAGTGGGTAATTACATGAAAACAAAAGACGCCAACGCTCCCCCATCTGTATGTCTCCTTCTCAACAACTgtataaaacttcaagaaacaCTCTAAATCGGATGAAGAGCATGGAGgaagataaaaacttgtgtgagatagtctcacggatcgtattttgtgagacggatctcttatttgggtcatccatgaaaaaatattactttttatgtgaaTATCGGTCAATTTCATGCTATTGCCGCACCTCGGTGGATTAAGAAAGTCGAATAGTACTCAACTCGATACATCGTCGGGGTTATATCGCCTCCACCGAAGCATGCAGATGTTTCGTCAACAGATGGTTCGGTTTTTGCGTAAATGTCGTGTTATCAAACTCTTGAATGGGCTCGTCGAGAAGAAAGATGTCCTGCGTTGGTATAAATTTAAGGCAATATGcagttttttttcctttgatGTGTTTTATACTCACTCTCTTTTTGTTGTTAGGATATGTTACTCTGTTattcatttatattaaatatttattataaattgtAATCTCATATATTTTTCCTATATCATTTTTTTGTCTTTTCACAAGAATAATCAAATAATAACTAGAAgaccaaaaattgaattttttaatataattttttttgaaaaaaatcacGATTTATTGTTATATTTTTGTCGTAaagtttaaagaaaaatataagtgGGTATTAGTTTTAGTCTATTAGCAgtgttacaattataatttggttgaaatatttttaattggggtattttatttgaaaattagaAGATTTATGTGAAatctaattttaaaatgattattagTGAATTGAACAGCTATGAAATATGATGgttcataaataaattatatatatcaaatcatCAACGTCATcagatagatatatatatatatatatactaggaaTGTACACGCGCGATGCACGTAGGTGactaataatgaaaaataaaatcacgAGAATTAGATAATGTTTAAAGTCAGTTTGAATAACATCATGTTTATAAGTATTTATCaatctaaatatatcaaaacacaataaataaaaatacatcatgacaataaatcatatatattcacTTCAATCCGCGACATAACATAGCTCTCTTAAATGATAAATcagcaaaaatatttttcattcaaatatcattcaaaataaaaaacaataaaaataaaattaacatgAATAGTGAATTTTACcaaaatcaaaactaaaatttacTTAAATAGAGTACACATATACAAACGTCAAATAAAATTCTCTTAATTTActaaattatcataataatgttaaaataaaatcattaaacttGTTATTAAGGTAAATATCACTTTTGCTTTTGCTAACTTTTAAAACATTgcggatttatttaattttctatgtTTTTTTAGAATACATATTAtagataattaattttatatcagaatcaatcatttataaattaatattggTGATTAATAATTTTagagaaataaaattttaacataatatcactcaaataaatatatatagtaaaaaacatatataaataaaataatatgtaatactcagttaaaaaatttatatgttagattgtacatttttttaatatgtaaagttgtaaaatataacaaatgataataaactatcaatataattcatatttattataaggattatattgattaattttttttaaagattatatcataaatttagtttaaaatttagaagaaaaaaaagaagaatgtGTATTAATGTACAAATATATCTAAGATGAACAATGAATCACAAAAAAACTCTTAAAaagatatattaatttaatttgctaacttaaatgaacaaggaaatgtaaaaaaataatttttttggcataaaatttaagaaataaaGAGGAATGTGTATTAATGTCAAAATTCATTTAAGATGGACaatgaattacaaaaaaaacCCTTAATTTAAGAAATAAAGAGGAATGTGTATTAATGTTCGAATTCATTTAAGATGGACaatgaattacaaaaaaaacCTTAAGATAACCTAATAATTTAATTGGCCAACTTAAATGAACAAGGACATATaagaaaattcacaattgaagTGGTATATTTACATGTATgttagatatatatattatttatttgtttatttaaataaatgaaaGGACAAGTTTAAAAGTAATTGGATTAGGAAACCAATATCtcatttctctcttgtttttttttaacaaaaaatctCTTTTAAGGAATGGGCTCTCGCCGAAGCCCACATTTACTAGTCCGACATATAGAGGACAGAGAAGGTTGTAGATTGGTGGATCCAGATTTGACGGCCCAAACAAGAACAccgcagtaaatattttttttaaatatttaaaactcgttctttattttttaaaataaattataattctcAATTCAAATACTTACATCTcgcgaaaaaaaatattttatgatgcagcaaaaaattaaaataaaatctgtAAATATATTAAGTGCTATCAAGAAAATAACAATCGGGCGTCCACTAAGAAAGTTGTTAGTGTAAAACGATAAATTTGGAAGGATTATGGATAAATACTTGTACTATTATCAAAATCTATAGTTAATAGTAATTGTGTAATCCTCAAACATCATGTTTTAATCATTATACCAACAATGAAAATTATTCCACCAACAAACTTCATGTCAATAATTACACtatttgcaatcaatgagaattgaATTCGTGACATTTGCTCTCATGCAAATCAAATGTTTGTCGTTTTAACAAAACTTATAACTAGTGATAATAGtgcaacttaaatattttaaaccgtatAATAACTCAAACATCATGCTTCGATCGATATATCTGACATAGACAATTATTATATCAACATAAGAATATATGGATTGGAATTCTACCGTTTTAAAATTATACAAACaattaaaatgtttttaaaattattgatttcAAATGAATGGATCCCAATACTTTTCAAAGTTTTATTTAGATAAATATTTACTGATTTAATAATTAGAGACGGAGGCACGACTTATGCACAGCCTGTAGATGTACTTAGGTCAAGTCAACGATTtcttatttgtttatttttatttaatactttATTATTGGATTCTACGTCACTCGGTGGATCGACCAATGATGTTACCAAAATTATTTGGTCAGAATATTGCACCCCAACATTATCATATAAATCATCCATTGACTAATTATTATTGACTTCGATTGCACACGAGAAGAATTATTCTGGCAACTCCTCTCCAATTTTTTAGCAGTTTCCCCAGCATGGATTTATTCAATTAATTCacagttttttaaaaaacaaattatCAATTTCATTCTCAatgtgaaaataaatatttaaattttttagaaatgGGATTTTAGCAATGTTTTATTTGTCCAAGCAAGTGAAGGGATTACTCAttcatcaactctgaaataatTGTCATGTATGCAACACAGTGGACATTTATATATACTAGCATGATGCACGTGTGTTGTacataatattaattatattataaaaattttaaaaaattgattttctaaaaaaacaatttgaatcattttgttatttatctGAGCTTAATTTCTTATCATATTAGACGATTTATAAGAATTTATAtaacttattttcaaaattatttctcaaattaaaattcaagcaattgattttatgttatataatgtattgtaatgaacataatatatagaacaaaataaactgaaacaaattttttttaaaaaaattatatattcaaacaCCACGTATAAAGCATAATAACCTAAAAATCAACCAAATTATGGATTCTATCAATGTATAAATCATAATCTGCAAAAGCGAAGCATACTAAAGACAAATAATTGTCAATTTAAAATCAATGTGACTaactcataaaaacaatattaaaacaaatgaaatagtaatattgatagtaaaacataactcataatatttaatttaacatcctaaagattttttttaatttttagttttaTATCGATCTTTCGTAGACTAACATTGATGACAATcaattttttgttaaataatttttaaataataaataaatcaacatatGTAAAGAAATGCACattcaaataaaattatatggtaaatatcaaataaactcatataataattattaaatatagattttaaactattggtatgatttttacaattaaaatttgaaatataacaaaaagaaaaaaactttcataaaaaattgttatttttgtatctatttaattaattagtttgattt
Protein-coding sequences here:
- the LOC142553198 gene encoding jasmonoyl--L-amino acid synthetase JAR4-like codes for the protein MVNMLDKMEEVFDPEAVIEEFEAMTRDAGEVQTEALKKILEENGEAEYLQEWGLNGRTDPESFRACIPLVTHKDLESYIQRIADGQNSPILTGKPITTISLSSGTTQGKPKFVPFNDELMENTLQIFKTSFAFRNREYPIAGGKALQFIFSSKQFMTKGGLAAGTATTNVYRNSKIKKTMRDMQIPFCSPDEVIFGPDFHQSLYCHLLCGLIFRDEVQVISSTFAHSIIHAFRTFEQVWEELVSDIRGGVLSTQITVPSVRLAVSKILKPDPESANTISHKILGLSNWNGLIPELFPNTKYIYGIMTGSMEPYLMKLRHYAGNLPLLSADYGSSEGWIGVNVNPKLPPELTTFAVLPNIGFFEFIPLNEDFNSVEPNPVGLTEVKVGEEYEVIVTNFAGLYRYRLGDVVKVKGFHNSTPELQFVCRRNLLLTINIDKNTEKDLQLSVEAAAKLLSAENQEVIDFTSQVDTSTDPAHYVIFWETSGDPNHEILQECCNCLDRSFVDAGYMSSRKVNTIGALELRIVKRGTFHKILDHYVGLGSAVNQFKTPRCVGPTNKIVLQILSNNFVKSYFSTAY